The nucleotide window aatagagaatataaaaataaacagagtttgggGAAAAGAGAGAGTTTCTTATGTGGTGAGATtctagcctccggttgtctcgatcggctttgggttcaatccttggcttttaagtaaccATTCTAGAgcagaataagccagttatagtggcaGAGGACGCCTatgaccaccagctccaagaatttagacttaagatttggcggaacctgactctagccaataattgCTTTTGTGGGAatatcttctgctagatcatcacttcccaacgGCAAATACCACGccgttttgtctcttggattcgTCAACCTCTAACGTAGAAAGCAACGAACctactgtgcaaccttcccaaaacatacgaagcggtcgttccttgcacaagttgaaaagatcacctattaagggacatggatggaagcgtcagccccgtaatgtagagaagcgatgaataccctgttgagaaggctaagcgcgaATTTTAATCCTCATGAACCGTTTTGGGGAATTtcgacaaccttcggctagattggtttagtagctcatgatttttgggaaaaaaataaatataatagaaattggatttttattgaagaaaatatggaggGAACAAAAGACAGAGCTAGGAgagggagtgtttacagaaaagagAGATGTCCAATATGTGCCACTCCATcctctatttatagtactagaaaatctagtctattcctaattaaattctaaaagataaatacaaataaataaagataattaaagataaatgaaaataaatccgaaaattaaatctaaaaaaatcattaataagtatcctaatataattgaaattaaaatagagtcttgtgctataaaatctcttcttttgtattGTAGTCCTTGAgtcttccatgtttgcatttttggcaccacttctctctttctttgcatgttggcctattatatcttcaaatttgcactttttgcctttaaattttcttttgcctccaatttagtccttaaaagataaaatatcataaaataacccaaattagtaggatcatactcaaaataaacatgcaattagcacataaaatatgtcgttctagagtattatcaaattccccctacttagcccatgcttgccctcaagtatggttcgtgtctactgtgaaaattaaatcctgccatgaaagaaatactactccaaagttttataaaaattagtcaaaatgcatatgaaaaataaagagaacccttagcttgctttaagtaaaatttgaaaaaagtattccaattaacacacacaaaaattaagatcgacttggattattttatgaaaattaggtaatttaccaaacctatcaagacaccTTATTTATTTCTcctttagtccctcaattttattaatacctcattcttcttctttttttttttttctcttttttttaattctatttatttatttttacttaggaatatattgaaccttttgatgcgaagagagatgacagccaagtACCCCACCccagttactcagcccaacacattcctaatttttatttttcttaagaacatatcgaaccttttgacacgaagagagatgacagccaagcacctcaccccggttactcagctacacattcttaaaaattaattccggttagtggagttttacctaacacgtcacacaaccttttgacgcgaaataggatgacaacccaagcaccctaccccggttactcagctagtCATGTCTTAAGCTCACTCATAACCAcagaaacattattattattaaacgaaaatttaattttgaaggACTTAAAAGCAACAATCAAGTGTTAAAAATAAGTTTCAGCAAccaccttaatagtcatgaacatattttaagcatgcaattgtatTAAGTGTCCTCTTTGTATTtaaacttaatcaaatttactaaaagcaaaatatggttgaCTTTATTGATCATAATAATTCagcctaaaagaaataaaaccatggaGATGAAATCAAATAGGCAAAATCATAACTAAATTAGTAGACAAAAATCATGCATGTGGGCCAAACAGTGGGTAAGTCATGGTCaaattcttgggcatgaaaagaggcagaatatccgtaaaaaaaattatatgggcAGCAACGACCAAAGCAGCATCAGCAACAAAAACAACatctaaaacaacaaaaataatgaggaatgcctccccccacttaaaacacatagtcctcgatgtggaataaataaataactaggTAGAAGAAAAGTTTAGAAGAACTCCTCGTGTAGTTACTGTCGTTCGCGCATAATGGCAATGAGTTCGGCTAGTTGCTGGCCAAAGTGTCGAGTCGAGCCTCGATGCGCTCTAAGCGTTGCTCAACAGTCATCGAAGGAACGTGCTATTCCAGGCTGCAGGTTTTGTCTTTTCTCATTTTTTCTGTCTATTTTCGTTTCGGTTCACCTAGTTAGAAGAAGAGAATTTTTATTaatatctaaaataaaataaataattaagtaataaatcattaagataaaataataaataattaaaataaaataataaaggaaaaaaataaaaaaataaagagaaataaaaattgggttgcctatcaataagcgcttgtttaacgtcacTAGCTTGACGCCTCAACTAGTATTGGAGCTGTTCCAACTGAATTCTTTCATTTGTACAAGCTTGGGAATTCTCCTTTCCTGCCACATCCACCATATTTAGGTTCAATCGTCCTTGTGCCTCTTTCTTTGGTTTTGTTTTTTTCTCCAAGAAAATCCTATGTGTGCTCATCAAGGGGTCAATCCCTTTTGAGTCCTGTATGGTCCTATCATTTTCCAGAAATGTGCATTTGAGATGCTCGAAAAGTGGTTTTAATTCCAGATCTGGTgcctgcacaacagaaggtagaagtttagtattcataggagccaataatttattagcagaaaaatcatcaaacatcattttggatttatctccataagatgactcaaaagttttttctactgatgagtcaattatgtcgacatGGTTTACGTCCAAGACTTCACTCGGGTGACCAATAGTGCAATAAACgttaaacttcacgatctcccTGTCAAAATCCATCGTGAGGGTTTCGCTTCATACGTCAATCTTAGTATTTACAGTACTAAGGAAATGTCGCCCCAACAAGATGTCTAAAGAACCAGGAGTGTTATCCtcctccatttttatcacatagaAATCTGCAGGGAAGATAAGCCCATTGATTTTGACTAATACGTCCTCGAGGACTCCTTTAGGATGCACAATGGACCTATCTTCCAACTGAATGATAACAcctgtctttgtcaaaaaacccgcgttaagtgattcataaacgAAAAAAGGCATgacatttatggaggcccctaaatcacatatagccttcttaattcccaAATGGCCTATCTTACATGGTATTGCAAACATGCCTCTATCTTTACGTTTCACTGGCATTTTTCGCTGTAATACTATAGATACATtttcaccaacacttaccttttcgtTACCTATTAATTTTTGTTTGTTGGTGCAGAGTTCTTTAAGGAACTTGGCATATCGCGAAATTTGTCTGATGGCATCCAACAGTGGTAAATTGATCTTgacatttctgaatgtttcgaggatctccttgtcttcTATACATTTTCAACACTGATTTAATCGTCCTGGGAATAAAGGTTAAATTTTTGggaatagaggttttgctaggACTTGTTCGTCATTTTTGAATTTTTCCTGGGCGATTTTTTGGCCAAGATTCCTGCCGGGAACTGGTTCAAGTACCTTTCCACTTTGCAGCATCACTGCATTAGCGTTTTGCCTCAGATTTGGTTCTGTTTGTGATGGCAGCTTCCCTTGAGAGCTTATCttctcaattgatgtggtcaattctcttatagacGCTTCGGTTTTCTATTGGAAATCAATCATGTTAGccgctaatttattgaccaaagtttctagaGAATTACCTGAGTCTCGTGGCTGTTGTGGAACTTGGTTCtggtatggctggttatatcgTGGGTTGGCCCTATAACTTAAGTTAGGGTAATCCCTTCATCCTGGTTTGTAGTTATTAGCGTAAGGGTCATATCGCCTTTGCGGTGGCCTAGGaaaatttcccacagcatctaaatgagccatagtatcatcattcaaactgggacatgcatcaatcGTATGTTTAGGGGTAGCACATATTCTGCATAACCGGGATGTTTTTGTTTTTTCTGCAATAAGAGAATTCATCATATTAGTAAGTCTGTCAACTTTATCTTCTAAGGTTGAAgtacttagctggtgaaccctttTAGGGGGTTTAGGATTGGCTCGAAATTGCTGAGAATTTGCAGCCATCGTGGAGATTAAGTCTCATGCTTGCtgtggagtcatgttgaccaacgcTCTTCCACTAGCGGCGTCTACCATATTTATCTCCATGGGTTTcaggccttcataaaagtactaGAGCAAAGATTGTTCCGTGATACCGTGTtatgggcaacttgcacacaactttttaaatcgctcccaatagtcATACAAAGACTCTGTATCTTTTTTGCCTTATAcccacgatttctcttcttaactcggCTGCACGCGACGCTAGAAAAAACTTGTTAAGAAACAAATGAGACAGATCAACCCAAGTCATTACAGATCCAAGAGGTAAATAAAATAGCCATTCCTAGCAGGATTTGCTAAGAAAAAAGGGAAAGCACGcagtttaatttgatcctcaattACCCtctgaggtttcatactaaggcaAACCATATGGAATCCTTTCAAATGCTTGTGGGGATTTTCATTTTGTAACCCCCGAAAAGTTGGCAGTAACTGGatcaagcctgactttaattcaaatttagtatctatagtaggatacgcgatgcatagtggcggttgttctGCTGGGGCTTCAGCCAGTTGCCGAATTGTTTGAGCCATAGGTTGAGGtgctaaattagggttttcgtcaACCCTAGCATTAATCACTTCTTCTGGGGAAGCGACTTCTACTTTTTTGCCTTCAAAAGTTTGAGTaaggttttcgttaaccctagactctgctTCGTCGTAGATTTTGATTTCTAGCGGTGGATTACTTTGAGTCCCAACCACCGCTGACTGCTTTTTCCTTAGCTTTTTTCCTTGCGATTAGCTCTCACAGTCTTTTCAATCTCCAAATCAAATGCAAGAGTtcctggagcagatctggtcataagaaacaaaaaacaagattagtacgttaccGATCCCCGGCAACAGCACCAAAATTTGatgcgtcgttgagagcaccaaatatATCCTATTTcctacaaaataatgaaaaagaacagtaaagggaagtagggtcgaattcTCAGGGACCGGATTGCACGAATGCTTGTTTTttgaaatcctggacaatttcttggccaagaaaacctgcgttcttgaaaaataaaaaaaaacagaattaagaattttgaaataaaataaaaacagaatttaaagtcaTATTGAAATtacgaaattaaataaattgtgaaaattaaaatggagaatataaaaataaacagagtttgggGAAAAGAGAGAGTTTCTTATGTAGtgagattccagcctccggttgtctcgatcGGCTTTGGGTTtaatccttggcttttaagtaacccttctcgagcagaataagccagttatagtggaagaggatgcttacgaccaccagctccaagaatttagacttaagatttggcagaacctgactctagccaataattgCTTTTGTGGGAatatcttctgctagatcatcacttcccaacgGCGATTACCATGCTGTTTGTCTCTTGtattcgccaacctctgacgcaaaAAGCCAAtgaaccgactgtgcaaccttcctaaaacgtacaaagcggtcgttccttgcacaagttgaaaagatcacctattaagggacatggacggaagcgcCAGCCCCGTAATACGGAGAAGCGAAGAATACCCtattgagaaggctaagcgcggattctaagcctcttgaacctttttggggaatttcgacaaccttcggctatattggtttagtggctcatgatttttggggaaaaaaataaatataattgaaATTGGATTTTTAATGAAGAAAATATGGAGGGAACAAAAGACAGAGCttttgggagagggagtgtttacagaaaaaagaGATGTCCAATATGTGCCACTCCATcctctatttatagtactagaaaacctagtctattcctaattaaattctaaaagataaatacaaataaataaagataattaaagataaatgaaaataaatccgaaaattaaatctaaaaaaaatcattaataagtatcctaatataattgaaattaaaatagagtcttgtgctataaaatctcttcttttgtattGTAGTCCTTGAgtcttccatgtttgcatttttggcaccacttctctctttctttgcatgttggcctattatatcttcaaatttgcactttttgcctttaaatttccttttgcctccaatttaatccctaaaagataaaatatcataaaataacccaaattagtaagatcatactcaaaataaacatgcaattaacacataaaatatgtctttctagagtattatcactttggttttttaatttattttatctgGGTTTATTACGGTCGGGCAAATTGAACTTGCTACAAATATTTCAAAGAGGGTAATATTTATAtaccaaatataaatattaaaaattttacattgaCATAATGGgagaaaaaaaatgaagagaTGAAAAAGTACTAATCACTTCTAAAGTACTTTTTACTTAAAAAAACTAAAAGTTTTAGTTTATAAGTAAAAATTGCTTTTAGAAACTCCCtccttttaattaaaatttatttatttagcacaatttttttttgaaaaataattttcaagtcaaaaatattttttttttaactagTCTGACTCAGCTTCCACGGTGTTTAGCTTTCGCCTTTCGTGTCTGCCTTGTTGGAGTTATCACCACCACAGTTTTGGTACAGGACTTCCCCCAGCTAAAACAACTCTTGTTTTTGCTGCCAGTTTAGATGGGATTTTCCGTTGGGTTTTAAATTTCTAGAAATAAGATTTCCATTTTTTTTCCTTATATAATCCTAATAATGCTGGTTGTGAAATTTTCATCATGAATTTATCCCCAAACCCACTAACATCAACCTAAATAATATCAGTAAGAAAAAGTTATTTCAATGTTATGGCGTTAGTTCAATGAATTAATTGATAACaagtttattattaaaaaaaaatgaaaatttccgTCGTGCCAGCAGCTCATTATCTatgcatatattttattatttggttatcaataacttttattttattgattatgGAATGATCTATGCATGTATTTTTATAAGGGGGAATATTGCAATAGCTCTTCACCCCACCCCTAAGCTTTAGGATTGCTCTTTTTGCCTTGGTCACATGTCAATGGCTCTCACCACTTTCTGCTTCACCATATCTTTGATTCTATGCTCATTTATGGTTGATTTTGCTTCTGCTTCTGGTGATTATGGATATGGTTCAAAACCACAACTATTTCACACACCCATGTTTCATGTGAAGGAAAAGCCACTCCCCATTGGTATTGAAGGCTTTATTCTATGTAAATCAGGCCCCAAAACAATCCCAATTAAAGGTATAATCCCTAACTAACAAACGTTGCATATATCTATGAATTTCTTTTATATTATCACAACAATATGTTTAACAATATGAGTGCAGGAGGTGTTGCTAGGATAACATGTCTAGCTGTTGATGTAAATGGTTATCAAACAGCACCTTTCTCCATCTTAAGCAAACCGACAGATTCAAAGGGATATTACTTTGCAACATTGTACCCTAACGAGCTCAATCATAACAAGCTAAAGCTTGCAGAATGTAAAGCTTTCCTTGAGAAATCACCACTGGAGACATGCAAGGTTGCGACCGATGTTAACAAAGGAATAACAGGTGCTCCCCTCTCTTATCGTCGCCTGCTTGACAACAAGAAGATGACGTTATTTTCAGTCTCACCTTTCATATTCTCTAATGGTTATTGAAATTCTCCATTCTTGTTTATTACTACACTTCTTTGTCCAAAGATTATTTCTGGGTTTTGTTTTTTTGTGTCTGATTTTGTGAAAGGaaaatttcttcttcttttttatatgTGAAAATGGTTACAATTATGTTCTGACATATAAGGTTGTGAAATGTAAGCCTTGCGATTTTCATGGTATTCATAACCTTTTGCTCTTTAGTTCATTGAGATGAGAGAGCACTTGTTTAGCAAATTGTTTGGTTTATAAGTtttgaagcttttttttttttaccatatATAAAAGTTTTGGCCCAAACGACACCTACATTTTTACTATATCCTCAAACTGCTCGAGTAGTACCACATAACTCGGTCCATGACCCACCTATACTAGCGATATATTAATTTaaacttataataaataaaaaatatttattatacaaactacatatttatTAAGAAATTATTTTACCTTGTTACTAATGGAAACATTATGGGTTGTTCACTCGGAGACGTAAAAATGGTAGTCGCCACTAGGCTCATGACTGTAGTAGGAGCAAACAACCACCAATTGACATTTTATCCAGTTCCATCGTCCAACACAACTCTCGGTATAATTTGACCAACAAAGCTAATCCCCGACTTATTTGTTTACTTTCTTTGAAGTCGACTAGGTGTAGTAGTCACCTTATGTGTtccaaattttgagatttatcgggTATTAGAATGCCTCCGATTAACCTCAGGATGAAAGCTAGAGCATATTGTTCTTTGACGATGTTGGGCGTGTCTGTAGGAAACTCTTTGAAATTGGTTTTCAACCACTTCATATCTATCCAGCCATCGTAAATCTTGTTCGACACCTTCCTCAAAAGGTCCTCTTTATTGGGAACGACTACTAACCCCATGACAAATGACTCATCCATCGATAAACTAAGTTGTAAAGCTACATCCTTGAGTGTGATTGTACACTCGCCGCATGGAAGATAGAAAGTGTATTTCTCGAGCCTCCATCTTTCCACCAATGTGCTGATGAGTGTAGGATCGAGTTTGCAACCCTTAAGCATACAAGACGCATGCAAGAATACTGTGTCTTGCAAGTAACCATGAATTTCGGTGATTGGGCCCTTTGACAATTATGTATGAACCCTTCCAAAAAACAATCATCTGTCTATTTATAtcaacaaaaaatattttaaaatattttaaaaaataaaatactttaaaaataacttaattgaaaataatgaaatttaaaatttcgtcTTACCATTAACGCTTGAGAGGCGAAAATGTGCTTGTCTCCAAAACGAATAAAAATTGTTATCATTTGTAGAAACTTAATCAGAATGAATAATATACGAAATAATCAAATAaatctataatatttttaaacaagCGTATCGAGAAATTTAGAACAAAACTTGAGAGAGTTGAGAGTTTAGAAAGAATTGAGAGAGTTGGATTTGaataaaaagaatgaaaaatgatCTGGTATTTATAGGGAAAATAAAATTACTGTTGGGGCCCTTCAAAAATTTCACTGTTGCCAACGTTAAAAAAATGACTATGGTGGAAAGCATATGCTTTCACACACTCTCTAAAAATGCCTCATTCACCTTAGTTGGACAGATGATCCCTCATGGGTTATCTATTATGAGTCATATAAGGATGATCCAGAGCTAGCATGGAACGGGTTCCTACTGATACACACTTTTCCATCCGAATCCTCAGGTTGAGCAGAGGAGCTCTCAGATGATGATCTTTCTCACCATGCAAACTCAGCTCGACCCTATCCTCCTTTGAGTCACTCCTTTATTGCATAGTGTGTCGCACTCGACAATACTATCAC belongs to Gossypium arboreum isolate Shixiya-1 chromosome 7, ASM2569848v2, whole genome shotgun sequence and includes:
- the LOC108488322 gene encoding protein SEED AND ROOT HAIR PROTECTIVE PROTEIN-like gives rise to the protein MALTTFCFTISLILCSFMVDFASASGDYGYGSKPQLFHTPMFHVKEKPLPIGIEGFILCKSGPKTIPIKGGVARITCLAVDVNGYQTAPFSILSKPTDSKGYYFATLYPNELNHNKLKLAECKAFLEKSPLETCKVATDVNKGITGAPLSYRRLLDNKKMTLFSVSPFIFSNGY